One genomic region from Quercus robur chromosome 4, dhQueRobu3.1, whole genome shotgun sequence encodes:
- the LOC126720921 gene encoding uncharacterized protein LOC126720921: MDSAKQRIRAAAARQKEERKAKEAGGEASSTPMAVAKVAKRKPDGSDGRPSKKPAVTPSVEPLKEKSPPTSGHGAGKGVMTSAGPVTEGPCRLLTHKEYAVGEVESLIKPTDMEPCDQVGTEDLGASALFDLSRALVRVKALRDRCVAKEGVVSRVRSHNKNLLNQQAQYKEAVRLLNQELQKVKEKLTTISGENVKLQGEVTALEEKLQTAGADAIGHFKTSQSFIDSCGQYYGTGFDDCLRQVASAFPELDLSGISMDDGDDVSLQPEPTPERDGSVVLAQPAANPTASDSPTVIVDVEDHQADGNPADAPPA; the protein is encoded by the exons ATGGATTCTGCGAAACAAAGGATACGGGCTGCCGCAGCTCGTCAGAAGGAGGAGAGGAAGGCCAAGGAAGCAGGGGGGGAAGCCTCGTCAACCCCCATGGCCGTCGCCAAAGTGGCGAAGAGGAAACCTGACGGGAGTGACGGCCGTCCCTCAAAAAAGCCTGCCGTCACTCCGTCAGTCGAACCATTGAAGGAAAAGTCCCCTCCGACGTCTGGCCATGGTGCGGGAAAGGGGGTGATGACTTCTGCTGGTCCCGTCACTGAGGGTCCGTGCCGTCTCCTAACCCACAAAGAATATGCCGTCGGGGAGGTTGAGTCCCTGATAAAACCAACGGACATGGAGCCCTGTGATCAAGTAGGGACGGAGGATTTAGGGGCGTCGGCCCTCTTTGATCTCTCCAGG gccttggttcgtgtCAAAGCCCTCCGTGACCGTTGCGTGGCGAAGGAGGGGGTCGTCAGTCGAGTTCGCAGCCATAACAAGAACTTGCTGAATCAGCAGGCTCAGTATAAGGAAGCCGTCCGTCTTCTTAACCAGGAGCTGCAGAAAGTCAAGGAGAAACTGACGACGATCAGTGGCGAGAACGTCAAGCTCCAAGGAGAGGTGACGGCTCTGGAGGAGAAGTTACAGACGGCGGGGGCTGACGCGATTGGACACTTCAAAACGTCGCAGTCATTTATTGACTCATGTGGTCAATATTACGGCACTGGGTTCGATGACTGCCTTCGACAGGTCGCGTCGGCCTTCCCAGAGCTGGACTTATCTGGGATTTCAATGGATGATGGAGACGACGTCTCTCTTCAGCCAGAACCCACTCCGGAGCGTGACGGCTCGGTAGTCCTGGCTCAGCCTGCTGCTAATCCTACAGCTTCAGATTCTCCAACCGTTATCGTGGATGTTGAAGATCATCAGGCTGACGGAAATCCTGCTGACGCTCCTCCTGCTTAA